In Cololabis saira isolate AMF1-May2022 chromosome 1, fColSai1.1, whole genome shotgun sequence, the following proteins share a genomic window:
- the LOC133453770 gene encoding uncharacterized protein LOC133453770 yields MHKSFPCKFFHRNGYCSKKDDCRFSHGPLNEVTEKLLEEALRRDEALRELAKKAEQDSSVQPANTEESESVEADKDPEILKLPLRPNFYNSTDAEKETSVEQTEDVSSVASDAARPPGPPSADQQEPVCYSVQAVLGAQMSRPYISFFGAPRGEDPAPAAAPRGSSDVTVGNTSHAPYSVDAVLKSYKSMGNSTLGQIPTFSSTQSLPYTPKSTSEKVPQPVLGSQNQNQKVPVNTRQEVNVYQGKIFSPVCADSISRTSPDPSYLSGDRKKRGGEVSASQRPAQRELPRSVVSGSDESKDAAERRHLPMGPMCSESSAWHPPKHHTQLKPHLSGLTSDSLRKAFSPSSGFKGLSVGAAAAVGPVKSPARTKDPSNAAVHHFGAQFSEMLQKGTTTQPTPKPGSPQGYLSNTTPERQGRNPDGKDSSVKRPFRSLFAPLTPDSETAPACPQCFIKSPQSADIARTKTCATSFHSLFASPLSATPTSPPGLESRSSVAVTRPCSQQSLLRPKHTASGLRAPLSVQAKPGVHSPAPPARIPDPGLDRVKQVATPVSQDAPSDAPTGHHPRQLPDVSPPRDSAAETSTKSVLKSLFLSLGPYQEDGETRESSRSPSDEEKEEKSSSECVLKQQQESRVKKKRKKRKNKMTRAFHQSAVDAAAGSAEHQSPQTSDIRDAGMSRPQERNSGSRVPPFTPAAPLTQRPTLLRVKQGSEEGEVVNGNTAVTPFKDLFKPF; encoded by the exons ATGCACA AGTCGTTTCCTTGCAAGTTCTTCCACAGGAACGGATACTGCTCTAAAAAGGACGACTGCAGGTTTTCCCACGGGCCACTTAATGAAGTCACCGAAAAGCTTCTGGAGGAG GCATTAAGACGAGATGAAGCTCTCCGCGAACTCGCCAAAAAAGCTGAACAAGACTCGTCAGTCCAGCCGGCGAACACGGAAGAGTCTGAATCCGTAGAAGCTGACAAGGACCCCGAGATACTGAAGCTACCACTCAG gCCAAACTTTTACAACAGCACAGATGCTGAGAAGGAGACATCAGTTGAGCAGACCGAAGACGTGTCCTCTGTAGCGTCAGACGCTGCCCGACCTCCAGGTCCTCCATCAGCTGATCAACAGGAGCCGGTGTGTTATTCGGTGCAGGCCGTGCTCGGAGCCCAGATGTCCAGACCTTATATCAGCTTCTTCGGAGCTCCGCGAGGTGAAGACCCTGCACCTGCCGCGGCCCCGCGGGGCTCCTCAGACGTCACCGTGGGCAACACAAGCCACGCCCCCTACTCCGTGGATGCTGTCCTTAAGTCTTATAAGTCAATGGGAAACTCCACCTTGGGTCAAATACCTACCTTTTCCAGCACACAGAGCTTACCTTATACCCCCAAAAGTACGTCTGAAAAGGTCCCACAACCTGTATTAGGTTCACAAAACCAAAACCAGAAGGTGCCAGTAAATACCAGACAAGAAGTAAACGTGTACCAGGGAAAGATTTTCAGTCCAGTGTGCGCTGACTCGATTTCCAGGACTTCTCCTGATCCTTCCTACTTGTCTGGGGATCGTAAGAAACGAGGCGGGGAGGTGTCGGCGAGCCAGAGACCTGCTCAGAGGGAGCTACCGCGTTCTGTTGTCTCTGGGTCTGATGAAAGCAAAGATGCTGCAGAGAGACGGCACCTGCCTATGGGACCCATGTGCTCTGAAAGCTCTGCGTGGCATCCTCCTAAACATCACACACAGCTGAAGCCACATCTCTCTGGACTGACGTCTGACTCTTTAAGAAAGGCCTTCTCTCCCTCTTCGGGCTTCAAAGGGTTGAGCGTtggcgctgctgcagctgtcgGGCCTGTAAAAAGCCCCGCTAGGACAAAGGATCCTTCAAATGCTGCTGTTCATCATTTTGGAGCGCAGTTCTCTGAGATGCTTCAAAAGGGCACAACGACTCAGCCGACCCCCAAACCAGGCTCCCCGCAGGGTTATTTATCCAACACAACCCCGGAGCGCCAGGGTCGAAATCCAGATGGAAAGGACTCTTCAGTTAAGAGACCTTTCAGGAGCCTTTTTGCACCACTAACGCCAGACTCTGAAACAGCTCCAGCTTGTCCTCAATGCTTTATTAAATCTCCACAGTCAGCAGATATTGCAAGAACCAAAACATGTGCCACGTCCTTCCACAGCCTTTTTGCGTCTCCTCTCAGTGCGACCCCCACTTCTCCTCCGGGGTTGGAGTCTCGGTCATCTGTCGCGGTGACCCGTCCCTGCAGTCAGCAATCACTATTACGCCCCAAGCACACAGCTTCTGGTCTGAGGGCCCCTCTCTCGGTGCAGGCCAAACCCGGCGTCCACAGCCCGGCACCTCCCGCACGGATCCCTGATCCTGGACTTGATCGTGTGAAGCAGGTGGCGACTCCAGTCAGTCAAGATGCTCCAAGCGATGCGCCGACAGGTCATCATCCGCGGCAGCTGCCTGACGTGTCGCCCCCCAGAG ATTCTGCTGCAGAGACGTCTACAAAGTCAGTCCTGAAAAGCCTGTTTCTGTCCCTGGGGCCGTACCaggaggatggagagacacgggagAGCAGTCGGAGCCCCTCAG ATGAAGAAAAGGAGGAGAAGAGCAGTTCGGAGTGTGTTTTGAAGCAACAGCAGGAGAGTCGAGTGAAGAAGAAACgaaagaagaggaagaacaaAATG ACTCGAGCTTTCCACCAGTCTGCAGTGGACGcagctgcaggttctgcagagCACCAGTCGCCTCAGACGTCAGATATCAGGGATGCAGGTATGTCCAGACCTCAGGAGAGGAACTCTGGCTCACGTGTGCCCCCGTTCACACCAGCGGCTCCACTCACGCAGCGTCCCACCCTCCTGAGAGTGAAGCAGGGGTCGGAGGAAGGAGAGGTGGTGAATGGAAACACGGCCGTAACGCCATTCAAGGACCTTTTTAAGCCCTTTTAG
- the LOC133453754 gene encoding group XIIB secretory phospholipase A2-like protein gives MTRRALLTPLLLLLGLLGLLVHGAVAQEAGDPAAAAPAPGDASGDTQQGDEEEWGMNSVRGGFEAVSTYFDSMLEFMGGRDGVCQYRCRYGGAPVPRPGYKMPEPDGCSSYFFGLPIPDSMDVGIPAMTKCCNQLDMCYDTCGSNKYRCDSKFRWCLHSICSDLKKSLGFVSKVEACEGVADTFFNTVWTLGCKPYMNSQRGACYCQGEERDEL, from the exons ATGACCCGCCGGGCCCTTCTCACTCCGCTCCTGCTCTTGCTGGGCCTGCTGGGCCTGCTGGTCCACGGCGCTGTTGCCCAGGAGGCTGGAGATCCAGCGGCAGCAGCACCTGCCCCGGGCGACGCGTCTGGCGACACACAGCAGGGCGACGAGGAGGAGTGGGGGATGAACTCCGTCAGAGGCGGCTTCGAGGCCGTCAGCACCTACTTTGACTCCATGCTGGAGTTCATGGGGGGACGAGACGGAGTGTGCCAATACCGCTGCAGATACG GGGGTGCTCCTGTTCCTCGTCCTGGTTATAAGATGCCTGAGCCCGACGGATGCAGCTCCTACTTCTTTGGTCTTCCCATTCCAGATTCG ATGGACGTGGGCATCCCTGCCATGACCAAGTGCTGCAACCAGCTGGACATGTGCTACGACACCTGCGGCTCCAACAAGTACCGCTGCGACTCCAAGTTCCGCTGGTGCCTCCACAGCATCTGCTCGGACCTCAAGAAGAGCCTGGGCTTCGTGTCCAAGGTGGAAG CGTGTGAAGGCGTGGCGGACACCTTCTTCAACACGGTGTGGACGCTGGGCTGCAAGCCCTACATGAACAGCCAGAGAGGAGCCTGCTACTGccaaggagaggagagagatgaACTCTAG